GCAGGACTATGATGCCCGCGCCAACATCATGTGGGCCAGTTCCATGGCGTTGGCCGGCTTCCAGTTTTTGCTCGGCAAGCCGTCTCCCACCTTTCCGCTGCACGGCATGGGGCACGAACTCTCCAGCATGTACGACATGACCCACGGCGTGACCCTGGCGCTGCTGACCCCCGCCTGGATGCGCCATACCATAAGCGCGGCGCCGGAACACCTGCCGATATTCGCACGATTCGCCCGCAACGTCTTCGACATCCGCGAGGAGGATGATGCCAAAGCCGCGGAACAAGGCGTCGCACGGCTGGTGGAATTCTACGCCGCCATCAAGATGCCCGCGAACCTGCGCGATGCCGGCGTCAGGGAAGAAGACCTGGCAGTGATCGCCGGAAAAGCCGTGGAAAACGGCAAGCTGGGCATCCTGGCTTCTCTTGGCAAGGATGAGGTGCTGCAGATTCTGCGGGCGGCATTTACCGGTTAAAAGAAGACAGGGATGGAAAAGCGAAAATCGGGCAAAAACGGTCCGGAAATTCCGCCTCCAGGTCGGGACAGGCGCCCAGCGGATGGGGCAATTCCGGTATCGGGATAGCCGGGGGAGCCGCTTCCTGAAGGAATATCTGTTCGCGGCCATTTTGCCCGCAACAACATCGACCATCAATGCTGGGAAACGGTAACCATCGCCAGCCCTGCCGGATGGCTGACTTCAGGCAAAACGTTAAGCAATGAAACGAATCATATTCCACATCCTGGTAACGGGAGTTATTGTCCTTATGGCATCCACGCTGCTCAATAACTGTAGCGGTTCCGCCCACCCCCGATCATCTCTGTCGCTGGACAGGGATCTGAAAAAGCCCGTAAAGGTTACAAAGGGTGGACGGCTGGAGCATGCTCGCATCCTGTGGGATTTCTTTTTCAATAAACCTGCGGATACACGTCCCTCGGGAAAAATCCCTGTGCAGGCAATGACAAAAGAGCAGTTGTTGGCTGCCCCGAACAATACGGTGTATCGCCTTGGACACTCAACTGTTCTTATGAAGCTGCATGACGCTTTCTGGATAACCGACCCCATGTTCTCCGATCGCGCTTCTCCTATCCAGTGGGCAGGGCCACAACGGTTTCACAATCCCCCGATAAGCATTGAAGACCTGCCACCGATCAAGGCGGTCATCATCTCTCACGACCATTACGATCACCTGGATCATGACTCAATCATGAAGCTGACCGGAAAGGCAGAGTATTTTCTGACGCCGCTCGGGGTGGGAGATATTCTTATGGGATGGGGGGTGCCGGCATCCAAGGTGAGGCAACTGGATTGGTGGCAGGGCACTGAGGTTGACGGTGTCCGTTTTGTTGCTACGCCTGCGCAACACTTTTCCGGTCGTGGTCTATTCAACAAGAATCGGACTCAATGGGCTTCATGGGTCATCATGGCCGGCGACCGCCGCGTGTTTTTCAGCGGAGATTCAGGCTATTTCGATGGCTTCAAAAAAATCGGCGAAAAATACGGTCCCTTTGATCTGACCTTGTTGGAAACAGGTGCCTACGATGCAAATTGGCCAGAGGTTCATATGCATCCGGAAGAAACCATCCGGGCTCATATCGATCTGCGAGGTAAAAAACTGCTTCCTATTCATAACGGCACTTTTGATTTGTCCATGCACTCCTGGCGCGATCCCTTTGACAGGATAACCGCTCTCGGGAAGATTCAGCGCATACCGATCATTACGCCCGAAATGGGTGAACAGGTCAGTATGCAAAACCCGGGGAGCTGGCATACGTGGTGGGCCTATGTGGATAGAGAGAAAGAGCCTGGCCAGGTACATGTGCAAGGCAAGCAGGTGCAGGACCTCCCCGGAAAGAGCTACTTATGACTCCCGATTAAAAAAAGCGCAACAGACCGTTCGTGCTGCAATTGGTGCCGATGGTCGGGGGATCGTCGTTTTCCTCGGCCTATCGGACAACCTTCCCTAAAAATGTTTCCGGATATGGCCCTCGGCTACGGTTCTAGGAAACCCACCTATATCATTTATTTCAAAAAGATATTTTAAACAGCAACCCGATCGAGCTTTCCGAAGGTCACAACCGTTTTTCGGATAGTCGTACGATCAGGCAATAATCCGGCAGGATTGGTCTACCGGCCATGGCTCTTTTCGAAATACCATAAGATCATCGACCAGAACATATGAACGGGTGAAAGGAGCAAACGATGCAAAAACGAAAATTGGGAAATAACGGCCTGGAAGTTTCGGCCCTGGGTCTTGGCTGCATGGGGATGAGCTTCTCCTACGGCCCGCCGAAAGATCGGCAGGAGATGATCGCGCTGTTGCGTGCTGCTGTCGAGCGCGGCATTACCTTTTTCGATACGGCGGAAATCTACGGACCGTTCATCAACGAGGAACTTGTGGGCGAGGCGCTCGCTCCAATACGGGATCAAGTGGTGATAGCCACCAAATTCGGCTTCAATACGGAATTTGATCCCCGTGTTCCCAAAGAGGGCGTATCGATGCTCAACAGCCGCCCCGAAAACATCAGGAAAGTCGCCGAAGCATCGCTCAAACGACTAAAGACCGATGTGATCGACCTGTTCTACCAGCATCGGGTCGACCCGGACGTTCCGATCGAAGACGTAGCCGGCACGGTGAAGGACCTGATCCGGGAAGGCAAAGTCAAACATTTTGGCCTTTCGGAACCGGGCGTGCAGACGATCCGTCGCGCCCATGCCGTCCAGACCGTGACGGCGGTGCAGAGCGAATATTCGCTGTGGACGCGAACGCCCGAGAAGGAAGTGATACCGACCCTCGAGGAACTCGGTATCGGCCTGGTCCCCTACAGCCCGCTGGGCAAGGGCTTCCTTGCCGGTAAGTTCGATGAAAACGCGACCTTCAAAAGCGATGATTTCCGCAGCACCTTACCGCGCTTCACGCCGGAAGCCCTGAAGGCTAACCGGGCACTGGTCGATCTGCTCGGCGCTATTGCAGAGAAGAAGAAGGCCACACCCGCTCAGATCGCGCTTGCCTGGCTGTTGGCCCAGAAATCGTGGATCGTTCCCATTCCGGGCACGACCAAACTGCACCGCCTGGACGAAAATATCGGGGCGGTCTCGGTCGAGCTCACGGCCGACGATCTCAGGGACATCGATACGGCTGCCTCCAATATCTCCGTGCAGGGGGCCCGCTATCCGGAAAAGCTGGAGAAGATGACCGGTATTTAAACTACAGACACGCAAATCAGATGGATGACCCGGAAAATGATTGAAGAGAACGTTCGCCATATCACAGATATAAGCGAGGTAAGGGATGAAACGCCCGCACGGCGATTCGTTACCATGCCTGCAACAGAACAGCCTATGCCATCGATGTGGCGTCATGGAATTACGCAACAGGGCAGGGCGGTCATGAGAGGGTTGCTTGTAACTCTCATCCTCCTCTTGCCTCTCATGCTTGGAGCATGCGGAAAAGAATCGGAAAAGGCGTCAGCGTCTCCTGCGCCGCCCGAGGTGGATATTGCCAGACCGCTAATGCACAGCATCACCGAATGGGACGAATACATCGGACGCTTTGAAGCCGTGGAGCAAGTCAACGTGCGCACCCGGGTGACCGGCTATCTGGTGAAAAAGAAATTCAAAGATGGCCAGATCGTAAAAAAAGGCGATGTGCTGTTTGTCATCGACCCGCGGCCTTTTAAATACGCCATGCAGCGCGTCGAAGCACAGTACGCGTTGGCGCAAAAAGAATACCGGCGGGCCGAAGAGTTGCGCAAAACCCGGGCCATTTCCCAGGAAGATTTCGACCGGCGCCTGCAGGAGTTGAAAGTTGCGAAGGCAGCACTGAACGACGCCAGGCTCGATGTGGAATTTACCGAGGTTACCGCTCCGATCGATGGAAAAATCAGTGACGGTTTTGTCGATATCGGCAACCTTGTCCGGGAAAATGAAACGATCCTGACCCGGATCGTCTCGGTCGATCCGATTCATTTCACCTTCGATGCCTCCCAGGGAGAATTGTTAAAGAACCTTCGACACGACCGGATCGAAAAGTGGACGGGCGCCGATGCCAGGCCCAAGCCGATTTTCATCAAGCTGCAGGATGAAGACCGTTACCTTCATGAGGGGCAGATGGATTTTGTCGATAACAGGGTGGATCCCGGCACGGGAACCATTCAGGCCCGTGCCCTGGTTGAAAACAGGGATGCGCTCCTGTATCCGGGGATGTTCGGTCGGGCTCGTTTGACCAGCAGAGGGGAGTATCAGGCGGTTCTGCTGCCGGAAAAAGCCATCAATACCGACCAGGACAAGAAGTTCGTTTATGTCGTCGACAGTGCAAACAAGGCAGGCCGAACCTACGTCACCCCCGGTCCTGTTCTCGACAATGGCTTTGTTGTTATCCGGGACGGATTGATCGGTGATGAACTGGTGGTCGTAAATGGCGTACAGCGTATCCGCCGGGCCGACCAGATCATTACACCCGTTGAAACGAAACTGGCGTGGATTGCTCCGGGAACCATGCCGGGCCGCAACACGGTCCCCGATCTGCTGGAGATAGCCGACAGCCAGGCCCAGCCGACACTTGCGGCCGGCGATGCCATAGCGCAGGCGGATTAAG
This DNA window, taken from Syntrophotalea carbinolica DSM 2380, encodes the following:
- a CDS encoding MBL fold metallo-hydrolase, giving the protein MKRIIFHILVTGVIVLMASTLLNNCSGSAHPRSSLSLDRDLKKPVKVTKGGRLEHARILWDFFFNKPADTRPSGKIPVQAMTKEQLLAAPNNTVYRLGHSTVLMKLHDAFWITDPMFSDRASPIQWAGPQRFHNPPISIEDLPPIKAVIISHDHYDHLDHDSIMKLTGKAEYFLTPLGVGDILMGWGVPASKVRQLDWWQGTEVDGVRFVATPAQHFSGRGLFNKNRTQWASWVIMAGDRRVFFSGDSGYFDGFKKIGEKYGPFDLTLLETGAYDANWPEVHMHPEETIRAHIDLRGKKLLPIHNGTFDLSMHSWRDPFDRITALGKIQRIPIITPEMGEQVSMQNPGSWHTWWAYVDREKEPGQVHVQGKQVQDLPGKSYL
- a CDS encoding aldo/keto reductase produces the protein MQKRKLGNNGLEVSALGLGCMGMSFSYGPPKDRQEMIALLRAAVERGITFFDTAEIYGPFINEELVGEALAPIRDQVVIATKFGFNTEFDPRVPKEGVSMLNSRPENIRKVAEASLKRLKTDVIDLFYQHRVDPDVPIEDVAGTVKDLIREGKVKHFGLSEPGVQTIRRAHAVQTVTAVQSEYSLWTRTPEKEVIPTLEELGIGLVPYSPLGKGFLAGKFDENATFKSDDFRSTLPRFTPEALKANRALVDLLGAIAEKKKATPAQIALAWLLAQKSWIVPIPGTTKLHRLDENIGAVSVELTADDLRDIDTAASNISVQGARYPEKLEKMTGI
- a CDS encoding efflux RND transporter periplasmic adaptor subunit, with the translated sequence MRGLLVTLILLLPLMLGACGKESEKASASPAPPEVDIARPLMHSITEWDEYIGRFEAVEQVNVRTRVTGYLVKKKFKDGQIVKKGDVLFVIDPRPFKYAMQRVEAQYALAQKEYRRAEELRKTRAISQEDFDRRLQELKVAKAALNDARLDVEFTEVTAPIDGKISDGFVDIGNLVRENETILTRIVSVDPIHFTFDASQGELLKNLRHDRIEKWTGADARPKPIFIKLQDEDRYLHEGQMDFVDNRVDPGTGTIQARALVENRDALLYPGMFGRARLTSRGEYQAVLLPEKAINTDQDKKFVYVVDSANKAGRTYVTPGPVLDNGFVVIRDGLIGDELVVVNGVQRIRRADQIITPVETKLAWIAPGTMPGRNTVPDLLEIADSQAQPTLAAGDAIAQAD